The nucleotide window gtatgaacatttagaaatataatatagttgccctacctgctcttctccaaaaaaataaaaagtcctatacctcaatgataatgaaacctaggtgaataTAATGCAAGAACATGGTCACTTGGTAAATTAAAAAGTTACACTCtgtaaaatttgagaaaaatcaCCAATTCTGATTCAAAAAGACCATAAATTTTATTGTGTACATTGGCTGTgttaaaagtaaacatttttaagAAAACAGATGTTGCAAGGATACCAGATGCAAAGTCAGCAACTTTATACAGGGTGGTCCATGAATTATAAGGTGGAAAAGTGAAATATTGATTCAAAAAGAACAAAATGAtgtcaaaatctgaaattttacttcaagttACTAGCTATATACTATTACTaggaatttcaatttcaattgtatatacaatgtataattGTGTATTTCAAACTAAAgtgtgcacaaaaagtaactcagctgttataaatacgcctatagattcaaaactaataattgttttcacaatatttcaacatagcgagaaggatgatttatttacgcgcaatttgataccccatttgtccaagtttgacaatacagcagtgttttgaaagaaaaataccctgATTTAAAAGtcgcagttatttgtattgatttgaagtaagcgcgaagagaATGGCGGGCtgtacgtgtttacagtgctggcattataaccattgatcgctgtaaactgcaacttttaaattcgggtatttttctgtaaaccaCTACTGTGCTGTtttattgaacgacatttgacgaatggggtatcaaaatgcgtgtaaataaatcatccttctcgctatgttgaaatattgtgaaaacaattattagttctgaatctataggcgtatttataacagccaagttactttttgtgcagactttacaatgtgaacgcacaaccttggataaaatactaaccaatcatgttAGACAGTACACTGATGCTGTGTTTTATTTAATACTCTAGCCATGTTCCGGCACTCCGTGTATCTGCGGGTATAATGatgttcattatttattattttattacttataatctttattcagggtaggCCCGAATCAGCTAACCGCTGGTCTTACCCGGGGCCCTGCaataatacatatatacaaatttaaaacaacataGCATAAAATATTTAACTTCAACCACCATATCAACATAACATATCAACCatattataacaacaatataataaACTCAATACAGTGAGGCAACCTGCATAAGCACCACACAAAATATTAATTAGTGCTGTTTAAAGTGATGTCTCTTATACATCTCCTTAAAAGAAagcaaatttagagaatttctaacACATAGATCAATATGGTTCCATACTTTAACACCACTATGACTAATGTTTAAAACACTCGATATCATAACCATTATTGAGTGGTGGAAGAGCTAACCGACCAGAAGTAGCTTGTCTAGTATTACGATCATGGTTATCACTTACAAAATTGAACTTCTTAGATAAGTACTGCGTGCTAGATTATGCAGAGATTTATATACCATAAGTGCTTTAAAATACTGATTATGGACTGAAAGCCGCTCCCATCTAAGTTCATTAAACATGTAATCCGAAGGAGTGAAAAAGTCAACACCTAAAATAATTCACACACCGTTTCTGTAATACATCAAGTTTAGCAGTGTCATTTTTAAAGCGACCATACCAAGCTATGTTACAGTAATCAAAATGTGGCTGGACTAAAGCTTTGTAAAGAACATTAAGAGTGTTTATATCCAAGTAAGGTTTTACACGACGTAAAAGAGCAATCTTACAAAAACCTTTTGGATAACGTTCTTAACTTGCTTATGCCAATTCAATTCATTGTCAATTAAAACACCCAAACATTTCATAttatgtacactttcaagttCACAACCATTAATCATAACagaaaaatcatctaaaattgcGGGACATTATAGGGGGTATTTTCAGGAAACATGAAAAgcgaaacacacacacaaaaaaaacttgTTTGCCAAATTGAAAAGAAAGTGCTCTTCATTAAGAATCACATTAATATATAGATCATCCCACTGCAGTTTCATTATTCTTCATTTATGAATCCCAAGCACAAAATCAGTTTCTGTTTGACAGACATCAGAAAGgggtatacaggctgtatcaaaatgattggtacccatttcTTTTAATGGcttttgaaaagcctgcttctcccAAATGTAACAtaagatcctcttgaaatggtCATAATTTTTAGTTTTATGACCATTTGTACCATTTatcaacaaattatgtggatcttaaggcagctgtgtactctcagacatgcatgtagtaaaagtacaataactttgtaattattcgcgcaagacatataaaagtatacatttttataaaggcaagacatcaatgaatcttaatataaatatagatttggtgtaaaaacaacagttttgaagaaaatcccaaaaaagtgagtttttggcaatatttgttcggtacatcataacaaaaaaatactctttccaaaatattttattttgtttttatctccatcttgaggctccattccaaaaacgttttttttagttttttgatattggccttatttttggagatattgaccatataaggcatcaaaatgaactttttaaaattcacaaacgcctatttgcacaaaatgatgtctaaaatcggaaatagaccaaaatataaagaaatgggaaaaccgtttcttgagtcgatcatgcttcatacgatgatcatatttacttacctatagatgctgtatttattgagttatcgtgtaacctaaatcgtcattttaccgagaaaatgaacattgaaataatggcagttgaagtttaaagtggtcacattttgcacttggatcggagctcacaggagaatgcggcatttcttgtttttctaccttatattacatgaacatcgggtaaatacacggccccttgagaagtttgagcgaaatctattcataacttgatatttaaatcgggggaaagaacttgaaaaaaaccacattttatcagctaaaacggagccatttgaccactaggtttttgtgaaatcagtgcttccgttgtgtttccataagatgcgccgcgcatgcagataggcgtcgcgtatgcgtagcatatctgtgcgttaacaaattgcgcgatacgcaacgcgatgcgtagttgcgcgcgtgtaccctggctggtacaacaaagattttctttctttttcaatttcaaacacgagtggaatagtgaaataaaatccttaaaatattgcagttggagtttacaaatctggattttcattccttgtatttataaaaaacataacaaagtataaacatatcaaaaaaactcaatttcgcgaaagaaacaatgtctatagtacacagccgTGTTAAGTTGTATTTTGATATGGAACAATAtgtttgttattcactcattttatttattaaatgcatataacCATATattgattaaaaacaaaaagcatttccatttaaattcagtccacaAATGCACAATTTTTACCGTAAAATGATTAAACATTTGTCAATACTCTTGCTTTTTCACAATGGCGGAAGAGCCCATCCAAAtgtttgtcttggaagggcaaccaaacaatttatttttttggccttatgcacAAAACTCATAAGGTAAGCCAATTTTTGCTGTTTTAGGGCTGTAAACATTACCAAAATATGTGTTAAGGTATGATGGTTTATCACAGGCAAGCCATGTATGTGTATACATCGTTTTGAGTGTCAAAAACATCAAGATCAGGTATGTTTGGCAGGATTtcaaaatgaaataagaaaaatggcaaaatcactatctttttttttgctgctttagGGTTGTAAACAtgaccaaaaaaatgtttttaaggtatgATGGTTTCTCACATATAATAAATATCTAACCACCTACATGTACCTTTAACAGAAAGTTGTGATAACACAAAgtcctttttttaaatcaaaagttTAATGTTTATACATCAAAGGTGCTTGACCCGATCAACAGCAGTATCACCCATTTTTCCAtcatcaaaattgaaattttggtatcagaagaattTATATCACATTTTTTCTCATTATCCCAATGAAATTTAACATCAgagatattttttgtttacagtgtgaacAAAGATGTActcccccattccagaaaaaaacagcactatttttttggattaacaaatattatcctgttttgccaaatgaaacatagccaaatcagtggcgtaccgtggtcactcctaccccgggggggctgaagaaaatttaattttgccgccccttcctcaacagccagaaaaggttgacccaaatttttcttcgatcatttgaaaaaataaaaaacaaaaaatgtatagtataatttttttatacttttcaaattttttcctcccctttttctttactaattcttttgccACCCTTCTTTTTCCACTGCCCTTCGTTTGCAGCCCTTCTTCGTCTTCCGCCCCTTCGTTTGGCACCCCTGctttgacccggggctggcgcccaaagcccaccccaaaatatgcgcatgcaaaTCCTAAACCTTagaagttctaactggcaataaaagtcaaatttaaatttttttgcaatttgaaggaaatggtccaaaaacatgcaattttgcatgctttcttacaattgtagtcacaaaatcgTAAGACTTGGcaaaagtctaagcattcaaaatcttgagtataaggTAAGAGTTTGTTCATAATTTTaagttatttttgctaattggttatgaaaaagattagaaaatgtgttttccaaaaatcagaATGCATAATTTGAAAAGGTTTAAAaggtttttggcccttatttccattgccagttaggactaacaaAAGCATTAggatgtttcatttgacaaaacaggataatattcttttttaatcaaaaaaagtGCTGCATTTTTCTGTATTTGGGGAgtagtgatttgtggttaccATGTGATGACATTATGGTTCAAATTCTGACTCTGACTCAAGACTAGAATCAGAGTCTGATGATAAAGAGTCCAAGGACTCAGAATCAGACTTGGGCTCAGATATTGAGGATTCTGATCCAGACCCGGACTTGCAATCACTTTCCAAGGACTCTGACTCAGATTCCACATCTGATGACTCAGAGTCAGAGTCATCTGCTACACCCTTCATCACATCATATGAAATTGTCTCAGGCTGATGTTttactttttgttttgctttggctTCTCCACTTTCATCAGAGCTCTCCTTTTCTTTATCAATTCCTTGTTTGCTTAATTTTAGTTTTACTTTTGGCACAGTTTTCATCAAATCAGTTTTTTGTCCTTTCTTCTTGACAATACTATTTTGTCCCTTATTCTTGGACTTAGTTTTCTGTCCTTTATTCTTGCAATCACTTTGTTGTCCTCTATTCATAGCATCACTATGTTGTCCTCTATTCTTAGCATCACTTTGTTGTCCTCTATTCTTAGCATCACTTTGTTGTCCTCTATTCTTAGCATCACTATGTTGTCCTCTATTCTTAGCATCACTTTGTTGTCCTCTATTCTTAGCATCATTATCCTGTCCTGGAATTTTCTGGTCAGGCTGGATAAAATGAAGCTTCTTATCCGGACCAACCTTGCAGATTTCGATAACTGTTTCTGGAGTATCGTCAACTTTAAATTTTAGCTTCCGCTTTTTTTTGCATCTACTTCCACCTTCATCTGCGGGAAGCTTTTTCTTCAGCTCCTTCAGTTCCTTTTCGAGTGCCACGTTCTTACTCCTTTCTTTAGTCAATTGttcattcattattttaaattatCCACTACCATTTTATGCATAATCAAATTCACTTCTGGTGCTACTTTAATTTTGGGAGGGACACGCTTTTTATCTTCTCCTCTTTCCTTCTGCAACGCTGTTCTTTCCTTCCGCAACGCTGCACTTGCTTCCTTCGCTCTTTCCTTCCACAGAAGCATTGATGCTTCCTTTCTTTTCATGTGCGCTACAATCCTTTTTGGTTCCCCAATACTCCCAAGGGTGCTTCTTAACTTAAGGAGTTCAGcacttttctttgctaattcaTGGCTTTTCTTTTCTAGTTGCTTTCTCAAAAGTTCGACTTCGTCTTCAAGTTCATATTTGCTTTCTTCATCTCCTTGAATCTGCTCAGGACCATATCCACTGCTTCCTCTTGTGGGTGATGCTTCGAATCATTTCCGCTATCATTAGTTTGCACAGCGTGGCAAGTCTGGGCACCTTGATTCGTGTCAATAGTGCCCTCAGGAGAGGTACCTGTGCACGCTTCTTCATCGGCTCCATTTCTGAAGGGGACATCAATTATATCAAGTTGTTCTAACTTGATTTTCTTCTTGTTCGCTTCAATCAAATCGTTCAACTCCAGAGTGTCTTCATTGCTTTTTACGTTATTAGGAAGAGTTTGATTAACTGCTATCCCAATGCTAGTATTAGTAACATCGGTTTCAACTTCCTGTTTAACCTCCATGATTTGGTGATCAGGCACTTGATTCATCAGAGTGTTCTGGTAAACACCAGGTTTTAAATTGCTTCACTATTTGTTTTTTTACAAAGTAAAAAGTTACATACAGGACGTTATGATGTTATAAAACTGACCCGGGCTCAACGTGTGATTGTGTGTCCTCTTGGTATACCCATACAACTCCGACATGATCCCATTCTTATTGAGATGGGAAGATTCCAAAGAAGTCAACACATTGCTTGGAGTTATACCAGCAGAGCTACACAAAGGTCCAATCGTATCATCATGAACCATTGTGTTGGAAGTCAGTAATGATAAGTACATGAAAGGGCGCAATGTTTCTCACCAAACAGCCTATCCCTGGAGAGCGCTAGACGCTATACAATGTAGCTACATCAACAATGTATTCCTGTGAGGAACTATGTATCGTCCAATGATACAATGCAATGTCAACTTCCTgcaaataaaagataaaaaatatATCAGTTATTAAATTCATTGCATATTTCCATTCATCACCTTGGGAGGGGCATGTATAAATGTTGTAAGCATTCACATGAATTAAATTGAAAAAATTATCCTATAAGCATGGAttcaaaaaatgtgtaaaattgacCTAAAACCAGTATTTCACACATACAAAAACATCCTTACATTGTACCAcccttagtttttaaaaataacagaGATATGCACTCTCTAACCGTATTAAAACAGGGGGCAAAAGTGTGTAAATGCACAGGTGTGTATGGGAATGGGAGTGGAAATGAAAGTCTCACTATCCTACATACATGTATTGTTCTAACACTATTATGCTTGAAATGTTAACGGGACTGTCGATCCATTGCTGCCATTTTCATATTTGTACCAGGAATTTTCAAACACAGATTTCTGTATCATCCTAGCATTTAAGGGTAGTTTTCAAACTTAACTTGCATCAGtgtttactccctattccagaaaaatacagaactattttttttggattaaaaaaaatatcatcctgttttgccaaatgaaacatagataaatcctaatccttaaggtagtcctaactggcaataaaagtcaaattttaatatttttgcaatttgaggtaaaatggtccaaaaacatgcaaaattgcatgttttcttacaattgttatgacaaaattgtaagacttgtcacaagtctaagcattcaaaatcttgagtataggctaagagttagctcataattttaatattatatgttatttttgctaattggttatgaaaaggattggaaaatgtgttttccaaaaaatagaatgcataccgtatttcgtcaaatagtcgccccccccccctcaaataaacgccccccaccacttttttcaaccaagatgtttcaaaaatgccgatatttccattcTATCTTGCTTACCAAGTtgtccacatggtcgataatagcgtcaataattggtgaaaatctggattggaaacccggaagtgaaccagaagtcagtgtttctagttcgtagttcgtcattttagcgtgagttttaagtttacctaatgattttaacggaaaTTATCGTtccaaaattgaccttgaataaacgcctcTTCGAAAATGTAACGCTCGGGCGTTTATTTAACTAATctgtaacttgaaattagtctttgttcaagtctttgagtctgattgtcacagaatacaaaAGAGGtcgaaaacaccctaaaaatgcatgtttttggcccttatttcccaaaattgaccaaatattaaaatttgacttttattgccagttaggactacctaaaggattaggattaagctatgtttcatttggcaaaaccggataatatttttttaattcaaaaaaattagttctgtatttttgtggATAGTAGTTGGATGTATGATATAAACACTGAACTgcaccaaaaagtatccttacacttggaaagaAATCCAAATTTTAAAACTAAGTcttatttgggtaaatttattatttttttaatagatgtactattTAATCCTGTACATTATATGATGACACCctgttgaatccaatgtgacctcaataagtaatgttacaagcatttgattagacaaaggtcctGTTTTGAAAGTAACAAACTGGCCTATAAAGCGAAAAAATTCCAGCAAGTGCAACAAATCAACATTCacagctttatttaaagcagcaattttttatttcagtaaatattttattttttacttcttttgtttcagttttcttttgttctttttattttaaattaaaaaaaggtgTGCATAAATTATTCATCCACCACTCTCAAacaagttcagttcagttcagttcagtttatttcatccattcaaaatacatgttaacataatacagaataatattttcttgtataaaacagtgtggaacattttaaattatatgacaaaagtatgagaaacagaggatgaggatgccaccaaacgcacagcgtgatgacgtggcaccctatacataatgtttcaattttacaataagcaaaacaaaatttaatacattaggaaaaaaaaacgaacaaagacaaacaagccttgtaagtagagaaaatacaagatttaccaatgcaaaattcaaagtatacagtgcatattaaataagaaataattttataaccagtaggcatatctagaatattaagtcattttaggcaatttccaaaatattacatgaaaaagatgtattgtaaatgtaacaagtattggatataggcctacaaccttgaaaacaaaacatgtatgcatgagcaaatcagaggcctaaatccaacatttacatgtgaaattgaaaaaaggctagtacctacaaagtaaatgataaatatagcaaatgataatgatattcaatattggagttacatacaaaaaaattgttggaaaataatttattggggACAAACTCCAACCAAGATCTACCCGCAAGGCAGAGGGAACAATATAACACAAACACACGAAAACAAGTCCAATCtgagatatattttaatataataataataataatagaaatataaaaaaaatatttgatccattagccagaaatgtagctactgatgagatgctttttaaaattagttttgaaGGATGACACAGAGGGGCTGGATTTGATTGACTGAGGGAGTGAATTCCATAGTAGAGCACCTTGAATCTTAATGGTATTATCAGCAAGTTTTGTTTTGGTTAAATTGACATGGAAATTACTGGCTTGTCTTGTGAGGTGATCGTGAATACTTGCGTTTGTAATGAACAAGTTATTTAGAGACAAGTCAGTTGGAAATAATTTGTGGTGGGAATTGAACATGAACGTTCCAAGTTGGTGAAAATGTATATCTTGAATCTTAAGTGTGTTAAGTTGCTTGAAGAGGGGTTAGGTGTGGGCCAGCCAAAGGGAGTTAGTGCACGTGCGGATGATTCTTTTTGGAGGAGAAAAGTGATTCAAGGTGCGAGTtgtttttgtcagcccagataatATTGCAGTATGAAATATAGGGAACTGCAAAGGTGTTGTAAAGtgtaaatgggcaattccaagcaaaagtggacatgactcaaaaaatgaaattgccaatatatatttcttttaacttttatattattccaaacagatgtaaggttcaagttataaacttttttcagcatttttctaacattttggtggttttttttaagtttctttggagagtgtattttaagcgaaaaactcctgttcaacttagatattttccaagtgggcctattttattaaacatgggcacttttcttttaaatttgatacattttatatctctgaaatatggtcttcaagaaacatccaacacattttaaataatccccactaattttttttctttcattgcgttttcatagcactaaatatggcgtatacGAGTTacccgaaagatgcatttttttatatattttcaaaatgttggcaatttaattgatgccacttattattttccttctactagtagtgccttgagtaaaaataagaaattaatatacaaaacactatccatcacataataatgtagcacgagttaccagtagcacgagttaccgatgtagtactgagttaccatagcccacttcccctgtaccagcaaaggtcatgcaaaatctaccacttggcagcaatagaggatctcccaacttcATGactatgcatttatatgtgaccatgatattggtaacagctttctagcagcagtgtagccagtgtgggggggaggagggggcagcctgccccatgacaaactagaattatgcagttcgtaattaaggtgcccatacacacacacacaaaagtgtgtaaataacaaaggtttgtaaataaaaaataatatgcaatatgcaaataagctcattaatattcataaatatgcaaataacatgacacaaaattatacagcacatcaggccaccatatccaaccaaaccaagtttgaagttgattggttattgtgtttataatgctgcaaagtggattaatgaaaatgtaggcaaaatttgtaaataagctcattaatattcataaatatgcaaataacataacacaaaactacacagcacatcaagccaccattattctatcaccataccggtaccaagtttgtagttattgtgttggagctgtacagtggattaatgaatttgcttcagcCCGGaaagccaaacaaagaaagaaacaaacaaacaaccaggcaaccacacatgtgtggggccaaaatt belongs to Amphiura filiformis chromosome 18, Afil_fr2py, whole genome shotgun sequence and includes:
- the LOC140139965 gene encoding uncharacterized protein, coding for MNEQLTKERSKNVALEKELKELKKKLPADEGGSRCKKKRKLKFKVDDTPETVIEICKVGPDKKLHFIQPDQKIPGQDNDAKNRGQQSDAKNRGQHSDAKNRGQQSDAKNRGQQSDAKNRGQHSDAMNRGQQSDCKNKGQKTKSKNKGQNSIVKKKGQKTDLMKTVPKVKLKLSKQGIDKEKESSDESGEAKAKQKVKHQPETISYDVMKGVADDSDSESSDVESESESLESDCKSGSGSESSISEPKSDSESLDSLSSDSDSSLESESEFEP